In Deltaproteobacteria bacterium, the genomic stretch GCTGGTCATCGGCATCCGCAGCAAGACCCGCGTCACCAAGGCGGTGATCGATGCGGAGCCACGGCTGACCGCGATCGGAGCGTTCTGCATCGGCACCGATCAGATCGATCTCGTCGCGGCGCGGGCCGCCGGCGTCGCGGTCTTCAACGCCCCGTTCTCGAGCACGCGCAGCGTCGCCGAGCTGGTGATGGCCGAGTTCGTGGTGCTCGCGCGGCAGGTGTTCGCGCGGTCACGGGCGGCGCACGAGGGCAAGTGGGCCAAGAACGCCCAGGGCTCGCACGAGATCCGCGGCAAGACCCTCGGCATCATCGGCTACGGCCACATCGGCAGTCAGCTGTCGATCCTCGCCGAGGCCTTCGGCATGCAGGTGCTCTTCCACGACGTCGTCGCCAAGCTGCCGCTGGGCAACGCGCGCCAGGCCACCAGTCTCGACGACGTGCTGACCGGCAGCGACTTCGTCACGCTGCACGTGCCCGACACCGAGTTCACGCGCGGCATGATCGGCGAAGCCGAGCTGGCCAAGATGCGGCGCGGGGCCTACCTCGTGAATGCCAGCCGCGGCCGCGTGGTCGATCTCGACGCGCTGCGGGTCGCGCTCGATGCCGGCCACATCGCCGGCGCGGCGCTCGACGTGTATCCCAGCGAGCCGGCCAGCGAGAGCGATCCATTCACCTGCGCGCTGCAGGGCCTCGACAACGTCATCCTCACCCCGCACATCGGCGGCTCGACGCAGGAGGCCCAGGCCAACATCGGCCTCGAGGTCGCCGGCGCGGTCGGTCGCTATCTCGAGGTCGGCCGCACGATCGGCTGCGTGAACCTGCCGCACCTCGACATGCCGGCGCCGACCGGCCTGCGCGGCCAGCCGGTGTGTCGACTCGTCAACATCCACCGCAACGTGCCGGGCGTGCTGTCGCGGATCAACCGCGTGATCGCCGAGAGCAACATCAACATCGCCGGCCAGGCGCTCGCGACCATGGAGGACGTGGGCCTGCTCTACGTCGACCTGCCACTCGCGCCCGGCGATGCTGCGGCCGCCGAGCTCTCGCAGGCGATCGCAGCGCTCGACACCAGCGTGCGCACCCGCGTGGTCGCGCTGTAGCGCGCCCGCCGTGCCGCGGGTGAGTCACTCGCGCCAGGCGGTCAGCCGGAACGACCAGTCCTCGGGACCGCCGTCCCCCTGCACCGCGCAGCGGGCATCGGCGACGACGATCTGCAGATCGCCCAGCGCGGTGGCTTCGCCGGGGTAGGCGAACACATCGTCGCCGTCGACGGCACGGACCACGCGCAGCGTCCCGTCGGGGTCGCACGCACCGGCCTCGAGATGCGCGTCGATTGCTGCCAGCCACGCGTCGGCTGCGACGCGCGCATCGTCGTCGGGGAGCGCACACACGTGCACGAGGCCGCCGCCGCGCGCTTCGCTGGTCGAGGCCACGATCAGCTGACCCCCCTGCTCGAGGCGCACCGCGGTGCCGCTGCCGGCCTCGAAGCCCCACCAACGATCGAGCGTGAGCTCGACCGGTTGCGCGAGATCGAGGCCCACGAATGCCGAGTGCTCCTGCGTGATCCGCAGCTCGACGGGGGTCGCGGGCTCGAGGCCGTTCAGATCGCAGCGCAGCGCGAGCACCCACCCAGACTGGGCATCGCCGCCCGACGACTCGATGGTGCATGGTCCGGCGTTGACGATCGCGTCTCCCTCTTCGTTGGCATCGTCGGGGCGCGCGGCATCGACGGCGAGCGCCGTGGAGCTCGTGCCGCCGGGACACGACGGCAGCTCGGTGTCTGCGCTGCTCGAACCATCGACCGCCGTGCTCGACGCGTCGCTGCCCCCAGTCGAGTCCCCTTCAGCTGAGCCGGGCGCGACCGTACACGCGACCGTCACGGCGATCAGCATCGCCAACGCAGAACCTTCCACCAGTGCATCACGTACCCAAGCCACCGTAGGAGCGTACGCGGCGCACACCGCTGCGACAAGCGCCACGGAGCTTCATCACGGGCGGTCGAAGAACGACGTCTGTTGCAGGCGCAGCCCCGCGAGGATCTGCGCGACGCGTGCGGCGGACAACCTGCCGATGTACGCGCCGAGCCGCTCGCGATCCACCGCGTCGATCTGTGAGACCACCACGATGCTCGGCCGCTCGAGCCCACCCTCGCCGGCGTCGAGCAACACGTTGCCCGGCTCGCTGGCGCGGCGCGGGTTCGAGGTCAACGCACACACGACGATCGAGTGCACCCGCGAATGGTTGAACACATCGTCCTGCACGACCACGTGGGGATGCGCGAGGCCGGGGACGCCACGATCGTCGGCGGCGGCGACCCAGTAGAGGTCGCCGCGATCGATGCGCCGTGCGCCGGGCTGCACGCCTCGGAGTCTACGTCACCGCCGTGCGCGGCGCTCGGCCCACGGCAATGTCGGCAGCTCCGATCCCACGAGCGCGAGCACATTGCGGTGGCTTCGGTTCAGCGCAGCACGACCACGAAGGCGTCGCCGTTGCCCCACTGATCGGGCCCCCCGGCGAACGCGGGCTGCCAGGCGTTCGTGGTGGGGAACCCGGCGCCATCGGCCGCGCCGACGATCACCGCGGTGCAGTCGTCGGCCAGAGTTGCGCCGCGGCCGTTGTCGTAGGCGCCACCGCCGAAGTACGAGGCGTAGCGAGGCGCGTCGAGATCGGCGCCGAAGCGAATCGCGTACGCATCACGATTGCCGCCGAAGCTGGGTTGGTAGGCGCCGGCCGTGCTCGGCAGATCGGTCGAGGTGGTCTCTCCGGTGAACAGGACCTCGCCCGCCGCGGTGACCGAGACGCCGTCGGGGCCCTCGTTGCCGCTGCCGCCATAGTAGGTGGCGGCGACGAGCGTGCCCTCGGTGGTGAGGCGCGCGACGAAGGCATCCATCGCGCCGCCGCCGTACTGTGGCTGGTGGGCGCCGGGCGTGGTGGGGAGGTCCGTCGATGCCGTGCCGCCGCCGATGAAGAGGTCACCGGCACCGAGGCCGATCGCGTGGGTCTCGAAGTACTCGTCGCCGCTGCCGCCGATGTAGGCGCCCATCTCGAGTGCGCTGCCGTCGGCGGAGAGCCGTGCGACGTAGAGATCGACGCCGCCGGCGTTCGACGTCGTGACGCCGGTGCCGGTGGTCGGTAGATCGGTCGAGTCGGTGAAGGTCGCGACATACGGCCGCTCCTGGTCATCGACGCGAACCGACGCGATGCCCGACTCGGCCCCGGTGCCGCCGAGCCAGGTCGCCCACAGCACCTGCGTGCCGTCACCGCTGATCTTTGCGACGCCCGATTCCGAATCGTCGTGCCGCATCGGTTGGTACGCATTCGCGACGGCGGCACCGAGCCACGGCGCGGTCCCCTGGGCGCCGGGCTGGTAGGTCATCGCGGCATAGATGTCGCCGTCATCGTCGAGAGCGAAGTCGCGGATGAGGTGGCCGACGCTGAAGTAGCTGGCCCATTGCACGGTGCCACCGTCGCCGGCGATCTTGGCGATGAACCCATTCTGAAGGCCGTAGAAACCCGAGTCGTTGCCGAGATACTCGGTCTGGAACACGCCGGCGGTCACCGGAAAGCCGGGCCCAGCACGGCCCGAGACGAGCACGTCGCCGTTGCCGTCGACCTCGACGGCGTAGGCGCGATCGTAGTTGGGGCCGCCGAGATAGGTCGCCCACTCGAGCGTGCCGTCGCTGGTGAACTTGGCGACGAAGACATCGCTGTCGCCGTGGCCACCGGTCGCACCGCCGCCTCCCCCGAACGAGCCATCGGCGGCGCCGGGGGTCACCGGGAAATCGTTCGAGGCCGTGCCTCCGACGACCACCACCGAGCCGTCGGGGAGGACTGCAGCGTCGCGCGCGTGCTCCCAGTCGGCGCCGCCACCGAGGTACGTGGCGAACGCGACCTCGTAGGGAATCTCGACCGCATCGCCACATGCGGCCGCGCCACCCGTGTCGCTACCGCTGTCGCTCGAACCATCGCTGTCACCGCCACTCGAATCATCGCTACCCACGGTCGTGGACACCGTGGTGCCGTCGGTTGCCGTGGTGCCATCGGTCGCGCTCGCGCCGGTCATCGATCCCGCGCTGCTCGACGCGGTCGTCGCGGAGCCCTGACTCGCCGAACCGGCGTCACTCGAGCCCGAGTCGCCACCGTCGTCGGCCGGTTCGTTGGTGTCACCACAGGCGATCGCGAACGAGCCGGCGAAGAGGACGAGGGCGCGAAGAAGGCGAGGCGAAGCGAGCATGCGGCGGCTGGCTAGCAGGAGCCGGACCGGGGCAGGGTTTGCAGTGATCCCGGCTCGGTAGGGCAGGAGCGGCGACCGTGAGCTCGTGGTGTCGCGAGGCGAAGTCTGCAAGGAGGTCACAGTGACGCCAACCTCGGTGCGGCGGAGTGTCGTGCGGTCGACGTCCTCGAGTGATGGCGACGCGATGGGCGTTTGGTCGCAGATCGCCGCTCTCGTGGTTCTCTACCGACGTTCGTCACACCCTCGAACACGCCGACGAAGCCCGGTACGCTGGCGCGACGTACGATCCGATCGGCGTAGAACCCGATGCCTCTGCCACACCTGTCACTCGCCCAGCGTGGCGCCCTCGAGCACGTGGCCGCGCAAGCCAGGCGACGCCGAGCCGAAGCGGTGGCGCTGCAGGATCACATCCGGCGCATGAGCGACATCTCGGCCGGTGACTTCCGCGAGGCGGCGCTCAGCCTCGAGCGGCATGCTCGGGTAGCGCTTCACTTCCATCCCGACCGTCCCGACGCGGCAGGGGACACCGTCGCCCAAGCCTTGCTGCGCGATGGTGTCTATCGCAGTCAATACGAGACGGGTCTGTCGAACGGCGGTCTGTCCGCCCACCCTGGCGGGCGGCGGGATCTGTGCGAGGAGCTGCTCTTCGGTGGCGCCTACCATGCGCCCGACACGACGGCCGCCGAGCGACCGAAGTACGGTGCGCTCGGCATCCTGCGCCACGCGGACGGTCCTTCACCGCGGTTCGGCTCCTGCTACCTCGTGCTCGCCGCTGCGGTTGGACCGCGCTGCACGTTCACCTATCTGGATTCCCACGAAGCGGCAGTCGAGCGGGGGACCCTCGACGAGTTCGACGACGTATTCGCGGCAGTGCTGCGCAGCGTCTTCGATCACGGGATGGCTCTGGGCGAGTCCGATCTGACCGTGCCAAACCTGGTTCATCGCCTGCGCTGCGACCTGTCGGCGCCGCTCCACGATCTTCGGCGACTCCGCGTCGCCAGGAACCTCAATCACTACGTAGAGGCTCAGGTCCACGGCGATGTGGTGCTGGAGCGAGATGTCGATGCGCTCGTGGCCGACCCATCGTTTCGCGACGCGGAGACAGGTCGCGTGCTCGCCGAGCTGTGCGTGCGCAACGCGATCACGCTTCACTGGCATCCGGGGTTCGTGCTCTCCTGCGATGACGTCCCCCGTGACTTCCGTGGCCATACGATGCCCTCGCTCGCACAGCGAGTTGCGCGGTCCGGCATCGTCGACGCGCGGGCGATCGGCGCCGCGGTCACCGACCTGCGGGTGAATCCAGGTGCGTGGTGCGATCGCGGGCGCCCCGAGGACGTCTTGCAGGAACTGAAGCTCCTGTGGCACGTGCTGGTGAAGTACGGGACGCCGGCGTGAAGGCGAGCGGCCGCCGGCCACCTCCCTCACGCCCCCCGGTCGATTCCTCCACGGGTCCACCGCGGCCGGTGCATCTACGTTCGCGCCCATGACCGACCGCAGCTCCGCTCTTGTTCTCGGGTGGTTCGTCGCCACCGCATGCACGACCACCGATCCCAACGCGGGGTCGAGCGACGACACCGCCGGCGAGAGCTCGGGGCCGACCGGCCCCGGGTCCTCGGCAAGCGCGACGGCTTCGACCACCGCCACCAGTGCTACGAACACGTCGGTCTCCACCGCCGCCGACAGCACCGACTCCGACGCGGACGACGAGGGCAGCAGCAGCGGCGGTCACACCGTGCTGCCCTGCGAGGGCCTCGATGCGGCGGCCGGGTGGGAGCACATCACGCCGGCCGAGGTCGACCTCGGTGCCGAGTTCGACACGCCAGCGGGCGAGAACTATGGCGTGCACTCGTTCGTGATCGATCCGCAGAACACCGCGACGATCTATCTCGGCACCAGCGCCCAGGGCATCTACAAGTCCACCGATTGCGGCGCGAGCTGGGTGCACATCGACACCGGCACCAACGCCGACGTCATCGACGGCGGACGCCAGTGGTCGTTCGTGATCGACCCGGTCGACCCGCAGGTCATGTACACGAACACCGGCTACGGTGCCAACGGCGTGTGGAAGTCCACCAATGGTGGCGTCGACTGGGAGCCCTTCGTCGACCCGGCCTACCTCGCCGCGATGCAGTTCGGTGGATTCGTGCAGTACGTGCGCATGGACGCTTCGGACCACGAACATCTCATCGTCACGCCCCACTTCGAGTGCGAGATCGGTGCGGTCGACGGCCTGCCACTGACCAAGAACTGCATCCTCGAGACCTTCGATGCCGGGCAGACCTGGGACATCCTCGAGGGCACCCCACCGGCGGGCGAGGGCGTGTTCCAGACCATGCTCGATGCCAACACCTGGTACTGGTCGAGCGGGTTCGACGGCATGTGGCGCACCGCCGACGGCGGCCAGAGCTGGCAGCACGTCTTCGACGAGGGCTACGCCAACGCCTCGCTCGTGCGTGCCGCGGACGGCTCGCTGCTCGCCGGCGGCGTGTTCTCGACCTTGATCAGCACCGACGGCATCACGTGGAGCGCGATCCCCGACTCACCGGGCACCGACGTGCTCGCCGGCGACGACGAGCGGCTGTTCGGCTCGCGCAACGGCTTCTACGTGACCGCCAGCGCCGACGATCCCACCACGTGGAGCGAGCTGCCGATGCCGGCGTTCCCCGATCCGGGCTACATCACCACCTGGGATCTGAAGTACGACGCCGATCACCGCGTGCTCTACTCGCTCAACAGCCGCAACGGCTTCTGGCGCCTGCTCGTGCCGTGAGCACGGCGGAGAATGACGGGCGCCGTGCGGCACCCGACTGTGCGATCACATGAGGATGGCGTGGATCGGCCCGATCGCCGCCGGCACCTGCGGCGCGTCGATCATCTCGAGCAGGTCGATCTCGATCCCGCGGCTCATCGCCGTGATCGGCACGTCGTTCGGGCCGCCTTCGAAGGGGTTCTCGGAGGTGCTTCCGATCTTGTCCATCGTGTGGAAGACCCACGCGATGAGGGCGCCCAGCGGCACCGACAGCCACGACGCCACAGGTCCGAGATCGCGGAACTCCGGGTGCAGCGCAAATGGCAGCAGCACGATGAACATCCACACGAAGATCAGGTTCAACGTTGCGTACTGCCGCGGGTAGGGGAAGTTCTTGATGCGTTCGCAGCGGCCCTGGTGATCGTAGAGCGTCGACAAGATCGTCATCATCTCGATGTGGCGCAGCTCGGTGAGCGCGCCGTCGTCGGCGAGCCGCCGCAGCGCGGCCGATTGCAGGGCCAGCACGTGGGTCGCGCGATTCTTCTTCGCCAGCACCCGCGCGAGCTCGTCGGGCTCGAGGAACTCGGCCAAGGCGGCCTCGAGCGGCTGCGCGGCCTCGGGCAGTGTGTACGTGCGCGCGCGGTACTCGATCTGATGCGGAAGATTCATGGTCTCCCACACCCGCGGCTCGCGTAGCTGGTAGCGCATCGCGACCAGCCACGCGAGGTGGCGATGCACCAGCGCCCGTCGCGTGCCGCCGTCGTCGGTCTTCGACACGTAGTCGAGCACGGCGATCGCCCACGTGCGGCTGCTGTTCACGATGCCGCCCCAGATCTGCCGCGCCTCCCACAGTCGGCCGTAGGCCGCGTTCCCCTTGAAGCCGGTGAGGAACGCGACCGCCGTGCCGACGATCGCCAGCGGTGCCCACGGCAACGCCGGCAACTGCAGCCCTAACGCGTCCAACAGCTTCGGCAGCGCCGCGACCACCAAGAAGACCACGGTCTCCCGTCGCGTCCACAGGGTGATCTCGGTGAGTGAATAGCTCCGGCCCGCGTGCATCGGCGCGCAGCGTACCGCCCGCCACCGCGAGAATCACCCCGGGCGATCGCGTGCAGCATTTCGCTGACCTCTTGCGCGCTGACCTGATAGCCCCGCCGTCGCAACTCTGCTGGGCGAGACGGGCGAGACCGTTGGCCCATCCGCGCTGGGTGAGCTAAGCTCACCGGAGCGCAGGTCGATGCACTGCGCCGTAGGCTAGCAGCGAGGTGGAGCATCACCACCGTCGAGTCGAGTGTGTCGTCGAAGGTCGTGCTGTCGTGCCGTGGTGCATCAGGTCGAAGTGTCGTGGTCGGTGGCCGTGTTGCGGCGCGATGGTGCTCGTGGTCGCGGGTGCCTGCGCGGAACAGTCGGAGCCCCGCGAGTGGTCGACCCGGGATTTGATCGTCGTCGAGCCGTACGATCCCTACGGCACCGCCCGCGAGTACGCGCTCGTCGACGCGGACGGCGAGCGACGCCCGCTTCCGATCCAAGAGGTGGAGTCGGTGAGCTGGGCGCTCGATGGCGACGTCCTGCTCGCACACACGTCCCTCGGTGCGGTCTGGGGGTGGTCGGGGCATGAAGAGCCCCCGTGGCTGCTCCACGAGCCGTCCGTCATTCCGGGGCTCACCCAGACGCTGCAGGTCGCGCCCGGTGGACGCTACGCGGCGCTGCACAATTACACGGAGACGGTGCGGGGGTTGGGTCTGACGGTGCTGGATGTTCTCGAGCGCCGTCCCGTCGGCGCTCCGCTCGCGTGCACGACCGGACCCGGTGTCGTGTGGGTCGGCGAAGGCCCTGAGCTGCTCGAGGAGACCGACGAATGCGGCTGCTGTCTGATGCCCACGCCATTCACCGTGACCCACGTGCGTCCCGGCGGTGAAGACGACGTGTTGGTCGCTGGCGTCGAAGTATCGCCGCAGATCGACATCGATCCACGACGAAGTCTCGCCACGGTCTCGTCGGAGGGGCGGTGGCAGCTCTACGAGCTCGGCCGCGATGACGACGTGTTGGTGCTCGATGAACCCGATGCGAGCGAGTATCGGAGCTGGTCACCGGATGGCAAGCACATGGCACAGGTCACCGACCAGCAGGGCGTCGTGCGCGACCGCCGAGGCGCGGTGGTCTGGGAGGGCGAGCTCGCCGGGTTCTCGAGCATGACGTGGTCGCGCGCCGGTGATCGCTTCGTGGTGCAGCGGAGTTGTGCCGACGATCTGTGGCGGCTCGAGCTGGTCGATCTCACGCGAAGCGAACCAGTGGAGATCGTGGGCTGCGACGATCTGAGGTTGGTCAGTTGGAGTCCACGAGGCGACGCGCTCCTCATGAAGGTCGGCTGCGGGGACGACGATGGCGCGCTCGAGCGCGTCGATCTCGGCACCAACGAGCGACGGAGGTTGATCGACGCGACCCCGTGCGACACCATCGGATTGGGATGGTCACCCGACCAAACCACCTACGCTGCGTGGGAAGCGTGCGAGGCGGGCGGGGCCCGCGTGCGGTTCTTCGACGCGGACGGCGAAGCGATAGCAGCCGGCTCCTGCGATGCGTACCTGGATGCAGTGTGGTCTCCGGACTCTGACATGCTGGCGCTCACGCAGGGCCGCTTCGGCGACGAGGGGGCGCCACCGCATCTCCACCTGCTGCGCAGCGACGGCAAACTTCGCGATCTCGGCGAGGGTCTCATTCCGCTCGGCGTGCACAACGACTGGCGCCCGGGCCCTCCCTAGTATGTGTCCGACCGCGATACGGACGACGCGCGCATGAACTTCGACGACGAGCACGAGCGCCGAAAGGCGGCCTTTCCGGAGGCGATCCGCGCCGCGCACGGGCACTCGAGCCATCATCGGGCTGAGCTGCTGGCGAGTGCGACGTGCGGCTGCTTCTACTGCTGCGCCACGTTCGCACCGGGCGAGATCGACGAGTGGACGGACGAAGTCGACGACGAGGGTCAGACTGCGCTCTGCCCACGGTGCGGAGTCGACGCGGTCCTCGGTGATCGATCGGGATACCCGCTGTCGCCGGAGTTCCTCCGGGAGATGCATCGCCGCTGGTTCTAACGACGCGCCGCGGCCGACCGAGCCCAGGCCGAGGTCGGGGGGCATCTCATCATGCGCGCGTTCATTCGTGATCAACTGGCCCGCTTGGGCTTGGGCAGACTCGCCAAGCACCCGCCTCCGAACCAGGTATCGTCAGATGCCGACCCCGGCGAGCGCCCCTGGTCGCTGGGAGTCGAGCAGAGCCTGCAGCGCCGAGAGGTCAGCGTGACGGGGATGATCACCGACCGGAGCGCGACGACGATCATCGCGCAGATGCTGTACCTCGACGCAGAGGATCCGGCGGCCCCGATGACCCTGCGCATCGACTCGCCCGGTGGCGTCGCGACATCGACGTTGGCGATCTACGACGCGATCCAGCACGTCAAGGCGCCGGTTTGCACCGCCGTCGCGGGCGTGGCCGGAGGAACGGCAATCCTGATCGCCGTCGCGGGCGCGTCCGGCCATCGCACCGCGACCGCGAGGTCGCTCTATCGCTTCGTCCGCTTCCGCTTCCGGTACAGAAGTGAAGCGGCGGGGCGCGAGTGCGATCGCCTGGTCGACGCGTTCGCGGCGGCGATCGGCAGGCACACGCAGCTCGATCGACGCGCGGTCGCCCGCGCGATGGATCGAGAGGAGCGGATGCATGCGCTCGTCGCGTTGCGACGTGGCTTCGTCGACCATGTCGGGGGCGGCGACCTACTCGATGGTGGTCGCTGATCGCCGGCGATCACTCGAGCCCGCCTTGGGTGCGTGGGGTGACGACGCGCCGGTGTTGAGCTGCGAAGTCGAGGGCGGCCACGGGCGCAGGCCCGGCGTGTCGAACATGGGCACCTGCGTGGGCGGGGTCGCACTCGCGGGGCGCTCCTGCGGGCCGCAGCAGCGAGCGCAGTGCGTGATGGTTCGAGAAGACACCGAAGTAGCAGACCTGATGCTGCCGCGGCGGCGGCACCAGGCCGACCAGGCGGGCGAGGAAGCGCTCGGGCTCGACATCGACGTGGGTCGCGCCTCGCCGCGAGGACGCCCCGACCTCACTTGTGCGTCCAATCCGCAACGCCATCGATGACGTCCTCCCAGGCGCGTCGATCGAGGATGGCCGCGCGTTCCCGATCCGATACTCTGCCGGACGTGCCGAAGCTCAAGCCGAAGGATCCGCTCGCCGCCGTCCGCTCTCATCCCGAGAAGGTGAAGAAGCTCGAGATCAACCCGGCGGACGCGCGGAACAATGGCTTCGAGGTGAAGCCCCTGAAGGCGTTCCCCGAGGAGGTCCTGGCGTGCAAGAACCTCGTGTCGCTCGAGATCTTTCGCGGCATCACCGGCCCAGTGACGATCCCCGACGGCATCGGGAAGCTGAGGAACCTCGAAGTGCTCATGCTTGGCGGTCTCTCGCTGAGGGCGGTGCCAAAGGCCATCGGCGACCTGTCGAAGCTGAAGACGCTGAGTCTCGACTACAATGCGTCGCTCGCGGCGCTCCCCGACACGATCGGTCGCCTGAAGAACCTCGAGACGATCAGCTTCACGGACACGAGGATTCGGGAGCTCCCCAAGGCTCTCTTCGACTGCAAGCGCCTGAAGCGACTCGATCTGCGTGGTATCGCGAAGGTGCCGCCTGGACTCGGCAAGCTCACCAACCTGGAAGAGCTCTACATCCAGGCGAGCGCGCTCGCGGGGGTCGGCGCAGAGATCGGCAGGCTCACGAAGCTGAAGACGCTGTTCGTCGACGGGAAGGGCGCGGTGCCTGCGGCCGTCTTCTCGCTCTCGGGAGTGACGACGCTCCAACTCCGGGGCCTCGGTCTGAAGGAGCTCCCGCCACTGGGCGGCCTGAAGAAGCTCGTTCGACTCGACATCAGCGACAACAAGCTGACTTCGGTCTCTCCGGCGATCGCGAGCCTGCCGGCGCTCGAGGTCCTCGACTTCAGCGGCAATCCGCTTCCGATCGAAGAGAAGCGCATCGTCGACGCGATGATGAAGGTCTCGCCTGCGAAGCGCGCTTCGAAGCTCGGCGCCGCGAAGCCGAAGCCCGCCGCAAAGGCGAAGACAGCCACCAAGACGAAGAAGGCTGGAGCCCGGAAGGCGCAACCTCGCCCCAAGGCGCCTCGGCGATTCGGCAGCGTCGTGAGCGAGAACCCCTCGCTCGTGATTCGCATCGGCGAGAAGGACTCGAAGAAGAGGCCGGTCACGGTCAGCCTCGACGTGGGACAAGGCATCGCGCACGTCTGGGCCGCGGGCAACGACGGCCGCCTCGCGGTCACGGAGATGGTGCTCGAAGGAGAAGAGTCGGACATGAGCGCGGACGATCGGGAGCTCTTCTTCGAGTTCATCCGCGCTCCGCTGGCCAAGGGAGCGAAGCTGGTCGGAAAGTTCGACATCGAAGACGACGACGACTGGATGATCCAGCTCGCGCCCGCGAAGGGCGACGCAGAGGAAGACGGCGTGGTCGTCGATGTCGTCAGCACGAGCTGGAAGGTCATGCTCGAGCCCGAGGTGCGCGCCGCGTGGGGCAAGGGCCGCCGCTGTCTCCTGGTTCCAGCCTGAGCCTAAGGGGTTTGAAGGAGCCTAAGAGGTTTGAAGCGGGTATCGGAGACGTGGTTCGTGCGTGCAGTGGCTGAGGCTGCGAGCCAGCGTACGTGCTGAGCTAGGGGCGGGGAGGATTGCGCTTGGCCGTGGTGCGCTGCGGGAGCGTCGTCGTGGGCGGGCGTCGCTGGGAAGGACCCGGCGCGCGAAACGGTGGCGTGGTGCTGTCAGGGGCGCGACGGTCCGGCGACGGTCCGACGACGCTCCGGCGGTGCCGCGCGTTTGGAGGTTCAAGGGTCGAAGAAACCGAGTTGTCCGGGCGGGTGCGGACGAGGCGGCGGCCTTGCACCGTGGAGCAGACGAGCGATCTCGTCGGCGTCGGTGATGGCAGCGATGATGCGCACCGGCCCACCGCATCGTCGGCAGACGGTGACGTCGATGGCAAACACGCGCGCCAGTAGTTTGGCCCAGCCGATGCGGGCCTTGGGCCCCCTCTGTCAGGGTGCGTGGGGTGACGACGCGCCGGTGTTGAGAATGCGAAGTCGAAGGCGGCCACGGACGCAGGCCCGCCGTGTCGAACATCGGCACCTGCGTGGGCGGGGTCGCACTCGCGGGCGCTCCTGCGGGCCGCAGCAGCGAGCGCAGGGCGTGATGGTTCGAGAAGACACCGAAGTACCGCACCTGATGCTGCCGCGGCGGCGGCACCAGGCCGACCAGGCGGGCGAGGAAGCGCTCGGGCTCGACATCGACGTGGGTCGCGCCTTGGCGCGTGGGCACCTCGAAGAGGATGCGGACACGACCATCTGCGAGGGCTCGGACAGCGTCATGGGCGAACGGTGGCCGCAGCATGTAGCGGAGCATCCGTGACGTCGCGCGGCGGCCGTTCGCGCCCATCGTCGGGTTGCTATCGCAGTTTCTCGTGCCGCTCGCGCTCGGGATGCTCGTGCGCGCGCGGTGGCCAGCGCGGGCGCGGATGGCCGAGAAGGTGGGCAGCATCGCCGGCATCGCCGTCCTCGGCTTGCTCATCGTCACCGGCCTGGTCAGCAACGCGGCGCTGCTCGGGCGCACCACCGCGCCGATGGTGCTCGCCGCGTTCGGCCTGGGCGCCTGCGGCTTCGGCCTGGGCTGGCTCGGCGCGCGCGCCGTCGGCCTGCCCTCGGCGCAGCGCCGCACAGTCGCCTTCGAGACCGGCATCCAGAACAGCCCGATGGCGCT encodes the following:
- a CDS encoding DUF3626 domain-containing protein, which codes for MPLPHLSLAQRGALEHVAAQARRRRAEAVALQDHIRRMSDISAGDFREAALSLERHARVALHFHPDRPDAAGDTVAQALLRDGVYRSQYETGLSNGGLSAHPGGRRDLCEELLFGGAYHAPDTTAAERPKYGALGILRHADGPSPRFGSCYLVLAAAVGPRCTFTYLDSHEAAVERGTLDEFDDVFAAVLRSVFDHGMALGESDLTVPNLVHRLRCDLSAPLHDLRRLRVARNLNHYVEAQVHGDVVLERDVDALVADPSFRDAETGRVLAELCVRNAITLHWHPGFVLSCDDVPRDFRGHTMPSLAQRVARSGIVDARAIGAAVTDLRVNPGAWCDRGRPEDVLQELKLLWHVLVKYGTPA
- a CDS encoding multidrug transporter yields the protein MHAGRSYSLTEITLWTRRETVVFLVVAALPKLLDALGLQLPALPWAPLAIVGTAVAFLTGFKGNAAYGRLWEARQIWGGIVNSSRTWAIAVLDYVSKTDDGGTRRALVHRHLAWLVAMRYQLREPRVWETMNLPHQIEYRARTYTLPEAAQPLEAALAEFLEPDELARVLAKKNRATHVLALQSAALRRLADDGALTELRHIEMMTILSTLYDHQGRCERIKNFPYPRQYATLNLIFVWMFIVLLPFALHPEFRDLGPVASWLSVPLGALIAWVFHTMDKIGSTSENPFEGGPNDVPITAMSRGIEIDLLEMIDAPQVPAAIGPIHAILM
- a CDS encoding cytoplasmic protein, which codes for MNFDDEHERRKAAFPEAIRAAHGHSSHHRAELLASATCGCFYCCATFAPGEIDEWTDEVDDEGQTALCPRCGVDAVLGDRSGYPLSPEFLREMHRRWF
- the serA gene encoding phosphoglycerate dehydrogenase → MLEKVHPSADEELGRHGVACHRIDKGLDDGELIAALHAIPGDAPLVIGIRSKTRVTKAVIDAEPRLTAIGAFCIGTDQIDLVAARAAGVAVFNAPFSSTRSVAELVMAEFVVLARQVFARSRAAHEGKWAKNAQGSHEIRGKTLGIIGYGHIGSQLSILAEAFGMQVLFHDVVAKLPLGNARQATSLDDVLTGSDFVTLHVPDTEFTRGMIGEAELAKMRRGAYLVNASRGRVVDLDALRVALDAGHIAGAALDVYPSEPASESDPFTCALQGLDNVILTPHIGGSTQEAQANIGLEVAGAVGRYLEVGRTIGCVNLPHLDMPAPTGLRGQPVCRLVNIHRNVPGVLSRINRVIAESNINIAGQALATMEDVGLLYVDLPLAPGDAAAAELSQAIAALDTSVRTRVVAL
- a CDS encoding S-layer protein, yielding MLASPRLLRALVLFAGSFAIACGDTNEPADDGGDSGSSDAGSASQGSATTASSSAGSMTGASATDGTTATDGTTVSTTVGSDDSSGGDSDGSSDSGSDTGGAAACGDAVEIPYEVAFATYLGGGADWEHARDAAVLPDGSVVVVGGTASNDFPVTPGAADGSFGGGGGATGGHGDSDVFVAKFTSDGTLEWATYLGGPNYDRAYAVEVDGNGDVLVSGRAGPGFPVTAGVFQTEYLGNDSGFYGLQNGFIAKIAGDGGTVQWASYFSVGHLIRDFALDDDGDIYAAMTYQPGAQGTAPWLGAAVANAYQPMRHDDSESGVAKISGDGTQVLWATWLGGTGAESGIASVRVDDQERPYVATFTDSTDLPTTGTGVTTSNAGGVDLYVARLSADGSALEMGAYIGGSGDEYFETHAIGLGAGDLFIGGGTASTDLPTTPGAHQPQYGGGAMDAFVARLTTEGTLVAATYYGGSGNEGPDGVSVTAAGEVLFTGETTSTDLPSTAGAYQPSFGGNRDAYAIRFGADLDAPRYASYFGGGAYDNGRGATLADDCTAVIVGAADGAGFPTTNAWQPAFAGGPDQWGNGDAFVVVLR
- a CDS encoding type II toxin-antitoxin system PemK/MazF family toxin, whose protein sequence is MQPGARRIDRGDLYWVAAADDRGVPGLAHPHVVVQDDVFNHSRVHSIVVCALTSNPRRASEPGNVLLDAGEGGLERPSIVVVSQIDAVDRERLGAYIGRLSAARVAQILAGLRLQQTSFFDRP